Proteins co-encoded in one Arthrobacter alpinus genomic window:
- a CDS encoding ABC transporter permease, with translation MPETVTSPMLKSGTDDEMRSLEAGLDSLQSDAVERRRIDFSRVLLPLAAFIVLLLAWQFYVSLGLRRRDLVPGPLDVLGSLGALWQAGTAQEAVWTSLQRGIIGFTVSIVVGTPIGLLLSQVRLLRRAFGPLISGLQVLPSVAWVPAAIIWFGLTDATVYFVMFMGAIPSIINGLIAGVDQIPPQYRRVGQILGASRWEMAVNVVLPAALPGYVGGLKQGWAFSWRSLMAAEIIAMGGSLGFGLGSLLEQGRQLSDMGIVMSAILVILFVGIAVELLAFAPVEKRLLRGRGLLAGSTR, from the coding sequence ATGCCTGAAACAGTAACGTCGCCGATGCTCAAGAGCGGCACGGACGACGAAATGCGGTCCCTCGAAGCCGGGCTTGATTCGCTGCAATCGGACGCTGTGGAACGTCGGCGGATCGATTTCTCCCGCGTGCTCCTGCCACTTGCCGCGTTCATTGTTCTGCTGCTGGCCTGGCAGTTCTATGTTTCGTTGGGGCTGCGTCGCCGTGATCTGGTGCCCGGGCCACTGGACGTCCTGGGATCGCTGGGGGCCCTGTGGCAGGCAGGTACGGCGCAGGAAGCAGTCTGGACCTCGCTGCAACGCGGCATCATCGGCTTCACTGTCAGCATTGTGGTTGGCACACCGATCGGACTGCTGCTGTCCCAAGTCCGGCTCTTGCGCCGTGCCTTTGGCCCGCTCATTTCGGGACTGCAGGTGCTACCGTCCGTGGCGTGGGTGCCGGCGGCCATCATCTGGTTCGGCCTGACCGACGCCACTGTGTACTTCGTCATGTTCATGGGCGCTATCCCGTCCATCATCAACGGCCTGATTGCCGGCGTGGATCAAATCCCGCCGCAGTACCGCCGTGTTGGCCAGATTCTGGGCGCCTCGCGTTGGGAGATGGCCGTGAATGTGGTGCTCCCCGCCGCGCTCCCTGGCTATGTTGGCGGGCTCAAACAGGGCTGGGCATTCTCTTGGCGCTCGCTCATGGCCGCCGAAATCATCGCCATGGGAGGTAGCCTGGGCTTCGGTTTGGGCTCGCTGCTGGAACAGGGCCGCCAACTCTCCGATATGGGGATTGTGATGTCGGCGATTCTGGTCATCTTGTTCGTGGGTATCGCCGTGGAGCTATTGGCCTTTGCACCCGTGGAGAAGCGGCTCCTGCGAGGGCGCGGATTGCTGGCCGGGAGCACTCGGTAA
- the cobA gene encoding uroporphyrinogen-III C-methyltransferase: MAIVDLYPTSLRLLGRPVLVVGGGTVAARRAKALLDAGAQVTLVAPVLCAPARELADAGLVRWHARGYESMDMSDAWYAVAASDSKDVDRQVAADAEANRVWCVNHSSAQESAAWTPAVATVEDVKVAVNAGGDPLRAVAIRNAIAAALETGDLPLQRYRNNANSLAKHRGQVALVGGGPGAEDLITVRGRRLLAEADVVVADRLGPRGLLETLGENVRIIEVGKTPGHHPVPQAEINAILVREAKAGNRVVRLKGGDPYVLGRGGEEAIACRENGVDVEVVPGVTSAVSVPAAAGIPVTHRGLAKAFTMISGHEELENVPHGSDHTVVLLMGVGTLNRSMPILEAAGRGSDCPVAIIENGFAMNQRVTIGTLGTIVSLAQAGQVRNPAVVVVGDVVRVSPLAPAEIATAYYGTRETLSSLS; encoded by the coding sequence ATGGCAATTGTGGATCTTTACCCAACCTCGCTCCGGCTCCTGGGCCGCCCCGTTCTGGTGGTGGGCGGCGGCACTGTTGCGGCACGCCGTGCCAAGGCATTGCTCGACGCCGGAGCTCAAGTCACGCTGGTGGCTCCGGTCTTGTGCGCCCCGGCACGGGAATTGGCCGATGCCGGCTTGGTGCGTTGGCATGCACGCGGCTATGAATCCATGGACATGTCCGATGCTTGGTACGCCGTGGCAGCCTCGGACAGCAAGGACGTGGACCGCCAAGTGGCTGCTGATGCCGAAGCCAACCGCGTCTGGTGCGTCAACCACTCCAGCGCTCAGGAATCTGCTGCCTGGACACCTGCCGTGGCCACCGTGGAAGACGTCAAGGTGGCTGTCAATGCCGGGGGAGACCCGCTGCGAGCAGTGGCCATCCGCAACGCCATTGCTGCAGCCCTTGAAACCGGTGACCTGCCACTGCAGCGCTACCGCAATAACGCCAACTCGCTGGCCAAACATCGCGGCCAGGTAGCCCTGGTTGGTGGCGGGCCCGGCGCCGAAGACCTTATTACAGTGCGCGGGCGCAGGCTTCTGGCTGAGGCCGATGTAGTAGTTGCCGACCGGCTGGGCCCGCGCGGACTGCTGGAAACACTCGGTGAAAACGTCAGAATCATTGAGGTCGGCAAGACCCCTGGCCACCATCCTGTGCCGCAAGCTGAAATCAACGCCATCCTGGTCCGTGAAGCCAAGGCTGGGAACCGCGTGGTCCGGCTCAAGGGCGGTGACCCGTACGTCCTCGGAAGAGGCGGCGAAGAAGCCATTGCCTGCCGCGAAAACGGGGTGGATGTGGAAGTTGTCCCCGGCGTTACCAGCGCCGTCAGCGTTCCTGCCGCAGCCGGAATACCCGTGACCCACCGTGGCTTGGCCAAGGCATTCACCATGATCAGCGGCCATGAAGAACTTGAAAACGTCCCGCACGGCAGCGATCACACCGTGGTGCTACTCATGGGCGTGGGCACGCTGAACCGCTCCATGCCCATCCTTGAGGCGGCTGGCCGTGGCAGCGACTGCCCCGTCGCCATCATCGAAAATGGTTTCGCCATGAATCAGCGCGTCACCATCGGCACGCTTGGCACCATCGTGAGCCTCGCTCAGGCGGGCCAGGTGCGCAACCCGGCGGTCGTCGTCGTCGGTGATGTGGTGAGGGTTAGCCCGCTGGCACCTGCGGAAATCGCCACTGCCTACTACGGCACGCGGGAAACGCTCAGTTCTCTCTCTTAG